A segment of the Epinephelus fuscoguttatus linkage group LG23, E.fuscoguttatus.final_Chr_v1 genome:
AAAGCAGTGTCTGTACAACACACACTTTGTTCCAGATGTTGGAGATCTCACCACAGCTGGGATGGAAActctgctgagtgtgtgtgactgcgcTCGGTCTGTGGCGGTGAATGTGAATTATTTTCTTCAAAGAGTCGCAGAGTTTCTAATAAAGTTTCATGTTGGTGGaaatcagcagcagctgagACACACAGGCCGTTTCCTGTCTGTATCTGGGTTTGATTTGCTGTAAGACGACACTCTTGTTTGTTCTTCTCACTCTAATGAGCTTCAAGTGTAATTTGTCCGTTAACCAGCAGTGCttttgaagaagaaaaaaatgaaacacttttctttttctccaccACTGGAGACCAATAACATGACTGTGTACGCGCAGTCTGAGGTCATCATAAAGtcgtgtgtgtttctgcttcaaattaaaagctcacTGACAATTAGAATATGGCTCTTTTTCATCTCTGCagcaaaatgaattaatttataatgaatattgttattgttgtcatGCATGTTAAGGTTTAACAGGGGCTCGAAAATCATTCAGATTAGATTAGACTCAACCAaatcttcaaaataaatgccGTTACTCCTCTATATCTTCACATAGCAAATACTCATTGCCACAGAacctttaaagggtaacttcagtatttttcaacctagacCCCGTTTTTCCACATGTTTGTGGCCAAGTGGctgatgggaacaacagttttggaAACTGGTCCTCTACTGAGCCAGAGGGCTGCAGTCAGCAgtggtgaaacaggctgcattgTACCCACTTGGggcaattgacctatggctaagccacgccccctccactcactcagacaaactatcaacattcagtgaccggcgctatggcaggtgtcacagtacacggcatttcacaggaggcaactgatgatttctggggacataacgatcagatgtcattgagaagtaaccaaaagggcctaaactatgcattggagggatatattcatcattttattgttgagaaggtcgatgaaaagcttaaattacaagccaaaatttacaggtcacagtgtacgcttgtgaaccgcatctggttgccgtcgccatcaaagacaacaagttaaagtgccactgaagttaaggtttttggctcagaatatgagaaaaggataacggcctttttaccatctttaccaagagtgtctctccgttagtttggtgctacagtatttacactgaatcattcagcataacgtttgccaacctttgttatctctgccattacagataagttaatgaagctaagctccagaagttaacgttagcttaactagagccctttggacaacagctaacaatgatgtaccatcaccaaagtacaaaactagaacaaaataggctaatgaactcccagcaaacaaggtgacatgatgaacaacgcagctaggagctaacgttaggctaactttagctaacgttagctagagatgttaaagataactttatatttctttccagcaaagtgacaatatgttgcctcaaacacaatgttgacttaccttagaacagatgtagacatcattgttaatcttattcacgttgagttgatgttgtggtctaacgttaccacacaactttatccaaaggagacacttttctcggttgagatgtggtttaagtgtaagtgtaaaaaatacacctggtcgcccagcctctcaggataccttgtgtcagagttgcatgtaccccatgcacaccgtttgaccattttaaaacttcaaatctcagaaaactGGACTTATAGGTCAATTGCGCACCGTCAATATACGTCCACATGCTCAGATTATAATTGTAGGTGTTTAACACCATTACAGAAAGGATCCTCACAGAGACGGGCCTTTGTGTTGAAGAGTAAGATCGTTTTTGTTTGACCGAATAGAGCCTCGAAATTGCCATCACCACACCCACCAGACTCCGTttgaataaacagtaattttagtgtgaatagaggcagcatgttttcacatgtaactgggtgaattaagggttaatttcaaTAAAATCAGAGGTGGTGAGTGTTGGAAAACTGAAAAGACGAACCACGATGGCTTTCCCAAgttattttttgcttttgtggactgtgaatgaagtgtgttttacgaagctaaaatgactgttttttttatatggGGTCTGGTGGAGTTGAGGATGCTGATTTCGAGGCTGTTCCTGGTCagacaaaaaggatcttactctttagcAAACCTCTGCagggatcctttctataatgGGTTCAGACTCTTAGAATAAGAATctcagcctgtcagtggcagaaagaaacacttttagtggatgtaaatgaCTGTGCGCAATTGCCCCAAGTAGTTACACTGCAGcttgtttcactgctgccagctgcaggggtcagtactggaccaatgtcaaaaactgttgttgccATGAGTCACACgggcacaaaaacatgagaaaatagggtgcaggttgaaaaataccaaagttgcaATGTGCCAgtaaatgaagaagaagaagaagaagaagaagactgcaGGCTCTTTAGAATTTAAAAACTTGAACTAAATGCCTTGCTCAAGGCCTCTCAGCTGTGTGTGAtagatgttttgtgtgtgtgtgtgtgtgtgtgtgtgtgtgtgtgtgtgtgtgcgtgtgtgattATCTGCCTGCATGTTTCAAGTCACGTAGAGCCTTCATCTGTTTATCTCTGTGTATACTGTAACAAACAAACTGTCGTCAGTCTGAAAGGAAGTCAGAGGTCATGACCACTTCTACTTGACTTCTACAGACATACAGACCCATAGACCCATAGACTGATAGATAgattgatagatagatagatagatagattgatagatagatagatagatagatagatagatagatagatagatagattgatagatacatagatagatagatagatagatagatagatagatagatagatacatagataCATAGATAATTAATAATCTACAAAGATGCATCATATTCTATgagatcatcatatgtttgtagcGTGGCCACATTGATTTAGAAGAAGGAGACTTTAAGAACACTTCAttcttcagtttatcacaaacattcagcATCAACACATCTAGAGATACACAGTGTTTACTAGACAGGAAGGAGTGCCCAGTCAGCGAAAGAAAATGTGACATTGCACGTTTCGGCAAAGCACGAAAAAAtgttatatttgcatgtttcatacgtatcataacATTTATAAAGTTACTAAGTATAtaaactgactttgtcattgggaggtggaggggatggtggatgccACTGCACCTAAACAAGATGGCTGTCAAGCTGCCGACCACTGCTCAAGACCGACAAACAAAAGCCAGTTGTGTTTAGGTGAGTCATGGCTGTTTtaccagtggctttttaggcacaaaatgGGGATGTTTTGTTGCAACCTGTTGCATTTTTCAGGCACCAAACAAGGGTGTTTTGTAacgacctgtcactgtttttcaggCACCAAATGCTGGTGCTTTGCAACGACCCAACACTGTTTTTCTAGCGCATTCGTAGGCACCAAGCGTGTTTTGTAACGACCTGTCACCaattttccagctgctttttaggcaccaaacataggtgttttgtGGCGACCTGCTGCTATTTTACCAGTGGCTTTTCAGGAACTAAATGGAGATGTTGTGTTGCGGCCTGTTGCAGTTTTTCAGGCACCaacataggtgttttgtagcaacctgtcaccaattttccagctgctttttaggtaCCAAACAAGGGTGTTTTGTAacgacctgtcactgtttttcaggcaccaaatgtgggtgcttTGCAGTGACCCAACACTGTTTTTCTAGCGCATTCGTAGGCACCAAacgtgttttgtagcaacccatgcTGTTTTTTCCAGTGGCATTTTAGGCACTAaacataggtgttttgtagcaacccatcactgttttcaggcaccaaatgtgtgcattttgtagtgacttgtcactgttttttcagctgctttttaggaaCCAAGCatgagtgttttgtagtgacctgtcctTGTTTTTCACGCACCAAATGTTAGTATTGTGTGGCAActtgtcactgtttttacagcagctttttagtcaCCAAATGTGGGCGTTTCGCCGTGATCTTTCGCTGTTTGTCAGGCACTAAACGTAGGTCTTTTGTAGCGACCCATCACTATTTTTCAGGCActaaacatggatgttttattttgcaacTTTTCAGTagatttttaggcaccaaacatgggtgttttgtagcagccCATAATTGTTTTTTCTAGCGACTTTTAAGACACCatgtgtgattgttttgtaGTAACCTGTCGTTGTTTTTCAGGCACCAAGCATGGTTGTCTTTTAGCCAAtcgttgctgtttttccagctgctttttaggctccaaacatggatgtttggttgcaacctgtcactgtttttccagcagatagtGCTATGAAaagtggtcttttttttttagagagacATTGGTTATgatcatgatcttttcctaaccataactaagtagtttttgtgcctaatgGTTTTCCCTGGACAGGAAGGGGATAAAAACTATAACCTGAAAATTAATTAAAGCCATCAGACAAATTTAGcgcagtaaaaagtaaaatatttacctctgagatgtagtagagtagaaatggaaatactcaagtaaagagCAAATACTTCAAATGTGAGTGAATGTACAGGCTGTATGTCTCTGGGAGATGTTTAAACTTCTCCGACGTCACAGCAGATCATGAACAGCAGTGAGAAAGCTCCAGGATCGtctcacaatacaaaataaaataaaacatcttcTGAGAAGAATTCTGCTTTTTATGTGTCTGTTCGGTGGTAGCTTTCCAGATTCTCAGTGTGAACCACGTCAATATGCTGGAAtcagaaagaataaagaaaacgGTTTCAGTAAACTCTGATGGAGAGCAGGACTCGGTGGTGTAATAAACAGAGTCTGGAGTCTGCAATCAGTTGTGTTCAAACACTCCAGTAAAGTCAAATTTGTTGTTTAAGTGCAGTAATACGTTTTACTGCCTCAATTTCCACAACATTGTTttataaacaaactttaagTGGAAAAAGGGGTTAAAAACTGGCTTCAGTcacatgaagtgtgtgtgtcagatagTAAAAGTTCAGTCACTTTATGTCAGAGTGTTTATGAGATGTTCCACTGTAACCCGCTGaaagagcagaagaagaagggggagggccgagaggagaggagggggtgaGAGGCAGAGTAAAACCTGAGTGACATCAGTTTGACTTCATCAGTTTTGTCTCCTTCGCCAAGTGGAGctactcttcttcttcttatcctCTCGTCCTTGGAGGGATTTAACTAACCAAAATCCACTgaggaagacagaaaaatacagacaggtgagattttcttcttttgtcaACATTTATCCAGATGCAACTTGTAAGTTTGATTTCCAAAAGACCTCGATCGTTTAAAATGAGCCATTATGTAAAATCAACAGATACATATGTTAAGATAATAACAGGCATCAATTTAACAGatagtttaagtttattttaagttaaaaaatgtAGGTGGATGATAAAAGCTCACAGGAAAAGGACAGTATAGTTCATTATgtgcttttcatttttatacccccccccccccccacaaagTGTGCTTTATATTTGAAGCATAATGACATCTGACCCAGATAGGCTCTGTAACCTTCTGTAAACGTATTTTTCAAATGCGTTCATTTTACAAGCGACAGTCCAAACAGTCTGGGTTTTTGAGGAGGACATTATTGAGCTGAgactgagagagggagagagatcaAACAGTGGACTACGTGACGATGTGAATAAAGGGGGTCGACCAAGCATTTTAGCGTCTTTCAGCTCAgctgttttggttttactgaTGGCGACTGTTTTGGACCATTCTCATCAGCTGCATTTCAAGAAGCAGCTCTAAAAGGTCACCATATATGATCTGCTCAGCGGCAAGCAGCAGATACACACAGTTAAAGacaagctggtgaacacagtggagcattcaGCAGCTAGAGAggcagatatttccctcaggagttggtggagaccaaaaactgAGCTAAAAGAGAGAGATTAATGGATTttatcaggtggacacaaacacaaaaactccTAATGAATGCTAGTTTTGCTCTGTATCTGTTGGGTATGTAAATCAGCTACGGTTCATCATATCACCTTAAAAGGTGATGATGCGTCAGCGTTGTTTTTGCTGCCTCAAAGAGTAAATAAACGTTTTAATGTAGTGTTTCATAGATGGCATTCAGAATTGCAACGTTCAGATAGACGAAGTTCAGAATTCTGACATTCTGTTATCTGTGCAGTGACTTgctgtgtcagacactgacgaagaAAGCTACCTGCGGTGGGACTAGATTGAacgttaaggcggcgaaagtctgattaaggcgggcaggaggggtggtggatgggtccaacaaacaccgactttcacctgagagagcggtgttcacgtcccgtaagattctaaagccaaaccctgttgttttgtcctgaacctaaccatgtgtatttgttgttgaaggaaaaaaaaacacatcaatttgcggtgttgtacagacgtctgcttttattttgaaagagactgtatgtgaacattgaatttcctgtgaaaacataagtgtattttgaaagaagacaatgcatgtaacaggcaaaacTTCGtcacgtcaatatgtgacgaggtcagagtcatgtcaagtccaaagtcatcaaatttgtgactcgagtccacacctcttCCTACAGATTCTGCGTACATATGCAGATACATGTAAGGGAATGAAGAATATTTCAACTGTAAGACgaccatttgtacatcagttactgtgtgttacgttgaattcatgaagaaaagttgtttttctcacatgccaccatggtgaatgaagaatccaaaaaaggcagtgtaatccaagagtcatttatccagttcagctcagtacttctcaaacacacGTATTTACACTCAGAACACAGTATAAAAACACTTGAGTATAAACAGTACAGACACACTCTGATCGCCCTGACAAGTGTGTTAACCAAGGATTCGAtattagttttgctgctgttaaatgtaAGCCTcgttcatgaagaatgttcgccttttttggattctgttTTTCGGATTCTTCGTTCAGCATAGAGGCATAAGCGAATAAAGTTTTCTTgacaaattcaacgtaacacgtggtgagtaactgatttacaaatagtcattttgcaAAGTTGCAAAGCTTTCCAATCAACCTctaattttatttaacttttccTCCACACTTTTTTCTTAGAGCCTGGAATCCAACAACTTCAGGACTGCTAACACGTGCTCTACTCGGCTCCAATCAGTGCTGTGGACTTCTAAAGCTTCTAGAACTTGCAGCAGAAAAGGTTCTGAAATCAGAGAAGGATCTGGTCCTGGATCTGGAAAACATTCTGCAACAACAGCAGGTTCTAAACTGGGTTCTGGAGTCTGCCCTGAAGCCACAACAAGTTCTACGAGTTTAGGAGTTGGTTCAGGAGTAGGGTCCAGGATGGGTTCAAGAACCAAATCATGCTCCAGAATAGGAACCAGTTTGGGTTTCAGGGTTCCCTCCATGCCCGGAGTGTTTACCTCCCTGCTGGTTGTCTGGTGTTTGGGGTTTGTCAAGCCCGCCGGTTGCCACAGTAACTTCTCCGATCTGGTGATGTTGGAGCTGCCTGACCTCCACAGCACTGATGCGCCTCTGGGACCAGGGCTGGACTATCTCATCCAGACCTTGGACGGAGAGCCACACCTGGTGCAAGAGACCGTGAACAAGCCCCCGCCCACCTTGGAGAAAGGAAAACCAAAACACGTGAgcaagcacaaacacaaatacgAAAGAAAACCTCCTTCTCACTCTCCTTCCTCTAACTCCTCCCTGGTGGTTCGTATGCGCCCGATGTCACTCCCTAGCTGCCTGCAGGCCACGTCAATCCAAACCGCCTTCAAGTACATCAATACGGTGCTGTCCTGCGTTATATTTGCTGTGGGGATCATCGGAAACGCCACCCTGCTCAGGATTATCtcccaaaataaaagcatgaggAACGGACCCAACGCACTGATAGCCAGTCTAGCCCTGGGAGACCTCATATACATTGCCATCGACATACCGATCCACGTCTACAAGGTACGCAACTTCACTACGATGTTACTCAGACATATATTTGGATTTAAGTATTTACATCGTGACTGATGTTCTGATTTACTGAAACATGAGCCAAGAAGTCAAACACTTAATAGAGCTGATAAAGTGTTTACTTCCATGGTTTAGTTAGTATGTACTCTCATCTCTACAcagggaatttcaaaataaaagcacagtcTTTTAATACAAGTTGGTCTGAAAAtcatatttcagtttttatgtTCGAAGTAAAGAAACGTCAAATAGTGATGATCATTAACcagctttatttttaaaagactgGGACGTAATTTGTGTCCTGAGTTTACAGGAGCAGAGATGCATTATGGGATATAAAACAAACTCCCTGTggaagctgtgtgtgttgtgtgtgtgtgtgcgtgtgtgtgtcagtcaggaGGTTGAGTGTTGCACTGATAACAGCACTAAAATACCCCACGGACTGAGATAACAtgccacacacactctgtggtatgatgttaatgtgtgtgtgtgtgtgtgtgtgtgtgtgtgtgtgtgtgtgtgtgtgtgtgtgtgtgtgcagctcctGGTGATGCGGTGGCCCTTTGCCGACGGTGTGTTCGGTCTGTTCCTCTGTAAGCTGTTTCCCTTCCTGCAGAAAGCTTCAGTCGGCATCACCGTCCTCAGCCTGTGCGCTCTCAGTGTggacaggtaacacacacacacacacacacacacacacacacacacacacacaatgtgacAATATGGTATTTAAATATTAccatatataatataataataatataatctttctttctttctttctttctttctttctttctttctttctttctttctttctccccttcctccttttctccctccctgcctttcttagatcctttttctttctctttttctccctccttcccGCCTCTCTCCTTTCTTTGTTCCTGCCCCT
Coding sequences within it:
- the LOC125883394 gene encoding endothelin-1 receptor-like, which translates into the protein MGSRTKSCSRIGTSLGFRVPSMPGVFTSLLVVWCLGFVKPAGCHSNFSDLVMLELPDLHSTDAPLGPGLDYLIQTLDGEPHLVQETVNKPPPTLEKGKPKHVSKHKHKYERKPPSHSPSSNSSLVVRMRPMSLPSCLQATSIQTAFKYINTVLSCVIFAVGIIGNATLLRIISQNKSMRNGPNALIASLALGDLIYIAIDIPIHVYKLLVMRWPFADGVFGLFLCKLFPFLQKASVGITVLSLCALSVDRYRAVSSWSRVQGTGVPTVTAMELVVIWMLSITLAVPEAIGFKMVTFDYKNATINTCMLQPETPFMTFYRDAKDWWLFGFYFCVPLACSAIFYGLMTCEMLRHQKGRLKISLSEHLKQRREVAKAVFCLVLIFALCWFPLHLSRLLKRTVYKSHDAHRCELLNFLLVLDYLSINMATINSCINPIILFFVSKKFKNCFKSCLCCWCYSGSLSNSMLPLHHGTSLQYKHTDH